The Arachis duranensis cultivar V14167 chromosome 2, aradu.V14167.gnm2.J7QH, whole genome shotgun sequence genome has a window encoding:
- the LOC107473207 gene encoding protein LURP-one-related 11 — MGRVHPQALQLLSPNCSFTSKQETFTLWMKSLVLNGKGCTVFDSNGQIVYRVDNYNCKDKHEVHLMDQEGNGLFTITRKQYKLSRFWEGYRSPATRNDHKGPCFRVCKTYKISRGGSTYEVQIGLDKNQPCNLKIESITGKSACKIADEFGVVVAELKRKKSPCGVDLGEDVFTMVVEANVDISLIMGIVVAYSLINCKM; from the exons ATGGGAAGAGTTCATCCCCAAGCACTACAATTATTATCTCCTAATTGCAGCTTCACTTCCAAGCAAGAAACCTTCACCTTATGGATGAAATCTCTTGTTTTGAATGGAAAAGGTTGCACTGTCTTTGATTCAAATGGACAAATTGTTTATCGAGTTGATAACTATAATTGCAAAGATAAACATGAAGTTCATCTCATGGATCAAGAAGGGAATGGTTTGTTCACTATAACTAGAAAG CAATACAAATTGTCAAGGTTTTGGGAGGGATATCGATCTCCGGCCACAAGGAATGACCACAAAGGACCATGCTTTAGGGTTTGTAAGACTTATAAGATCTCAAGAGGGGGTTCAACATATGAAGTACAAATTGGATTGGACAAAAACCAACCATGCAATCTTAAAATTGAAAGTATCACTGGCAAATCTGCTTGTAAAATTGCTGATGAATTTGGTGTAGTAGTTGCAGAG CTTAAAAGAAAGAAGTCACCATGTGGAGTTGACTTAGGAGAAGACGTATTTACAATGGTAGTGGAGGCAAATGTAGATATTTCTCTAATAATGGGGATTGTTGTAGCTTACAGCCTCATTAACTGCAAAATGTAA